In Bifidobacterium sp. ESL0775, the following are encoded in one genomic region:
- a CDS encoding CHAP domain-containing protein, whose translation MSHGAHKARRGTKRQSGIVASLFAPAKATHSLKAVRQAQAVATNGAMVGLAPEVVDKLNEIVPPTRRSIRLARESENRRHAAVVSVSLAALVGATATAVMSGNPSRPTFASGEETTTTSTLRPVGAASRSESRAPLQEPGVKSMSREGTWSLGSDNTSLDVSSMSKSIANNPQIAALMDQDYSILPAGFNPNHATGDSGNGYAFSQCTWWVYVRRHQLGLPAGSQMGNGGQWAASARALGYWVDNTARHAGDIMVFAPGQDGSSPTCGHVAIIEQVNPDGSVVTSECGVTFQGKTFSRTFTAAQVAAHQVIHY comes from the coding sequence ATGAGTCACGGTGCGCATAAGGCACGGAGAGGTACGAAGCGTCAATCCGGTATTGTCGCCTCCCTTTTCGCACCCGCCAAAGCGACACACTCTCTCAAGGCCGTGCGGCAGGCCCAGGCTGTGGCGACGAATGGCGCCATGGTCGGTCTGGCTCCGGAGGTCGTCGATAAACTTAATGAGATCGTTCCTCCAACCCGTCGTTCCATCCGCCTGGCCCGCGAAAGCGAGAACCGGCGCCATGCCGCTGTGGTCTCGGTTTCCTTGGCCGCCCTTGTGGGCGCCACCGCGACTGCGGTGATGTCGGGCAACCCCAGCCGGCCCACGTTCGCGTCCGGCGAGGAGACGACCACCACCTCCACGTTGCGTCCTGTAGGCGCGGCCTCGCGCTCGGAAAGTCGTGCCCCGTTGCAGGAGCCTGGTGTCAAGAGCATGTCGCGTGAGGGCACATGGAGTCTGGGTTCGGACAACACGTCGTTGGATGTGTCCTCAATGTCGAAGTCGATTGCCAACAACCCCCAGATCGCGGCGTTGATGGATCAGGATTATTCGATATTGCCAGCCGGTTTCAACCCCAACCATGCCACCGGTGATTCCGGCAATGGCTATGCGTTCAGCCAATGCACGTGGTGGGTTTATGTCCGCCGCCACCAGCTTGGCCTTCCCGCCGGCTCGCAGATGGGCAATGGCGGCCAGTGGGCCGCCTCGGCGCGTGCTTTGGGCTATTGGGTCGACAACACTGCCCGTCATGCGGGCGATATCATGGTCTTCGCGCCGGGTCAGGATGGTTCCAGCCCGACTTGTGGCCATGTCGCCATCATCGAGCAGGTCAATCCCGATGGTTCGGTGGTCACCTCCGAATGTGGCGTCACCTTCCAGGGCAAGACGTTCTCCCGGACCTTCACCGCCGCCCAGGTCGCGGCCCATCAGGTCATCCACTACTGA